In Parachlamydia acanthamoebae, the DNA window AAAACGTATATTGCCGATGGTAACAGAAAGCAATCTATCCCAGGCATCATACGTGTATTTTTGATCATGGCGCTCGGATAGATTTCCATTGGGGTCATAGGCATAAGCACTCAGTTTGTCTCCTAAAAGCTGATTAAGTGAATTGAAGTCAAAACGTTGATCATCTTTTACAAAGCGATTAAAGAGTGAATCGTGTTGATAAGAGTGATTCGCT includes these proteins:
- a CDS encoding RHS repeat domain-containing protein — its product is ANHSYQHDSLFNRFVKDDQRFDFNSLNQLLGDKLSAYAYDPNGNLSERHDQKYTYDAWDRLLSVTIGNIRF